One Drosophila virilis strain 15010-1051.87 chromosome 5, Dvir_AGI_RSII-ME, whole genome shotgun sequence DNA window includes the following coding sequences:
- the LOC6625281 gene encoding fibroleukin, with the protein MRGCYYFYRIIMEKENYFTTFMIILVIPWSLQATTSLTGTKKKDPIKDCTREMKNKSEMCQNTTQIQAPLVNQTVTAKPKLTEFQIDAHKTISISKDDLNDLLDVYMAKLAENAATIQDKENEISQLQSRDKSDDDQLKKYQELSETCKTQNISFTATLAERDEQIKSLESKTSTYGARLKRKQHLLGLYKKQNESDAATISELKARVKALEYRLRERKDDLLADWEAATNSCLPYGKSAGIHLIQLPDFRPFLVPCDGLTAAGAGWTVIQRRFDGSVNFYRNWVEYRNGFGKLNGEFFIGLEKLHRLTTFQAHELYISLRLFNGTRRFALYDDFIIGSEKEGYEMKLLGNFHGNASDAMRTHDKMKFSTYDRDHDEFTHINCAEYHHGAWWYDFCSRSNLNGKYFKKQMDNEQGIFWDRWYSFKSLKSVQMLIRPKNAHNN; encoded by the exons ATGCGCggatgttattatttttatagaattaTTATGGAAAAGGAGAATTATTTTACCACGTTCATGATCATATTAGTTATTCCGTGGTCCTTACAAGCCACTACCTCACTGACTGGTACTAAAAAGAAGGATCCAATTAAAGACTGTACACGAGAAATGAAGAACAAATCGGAAATGTGCCAGAATACAACACAAATCCAAGCGCCGCTTGTTAATCAAACGGTTACGGCTAAGCCAAAGTTGACGGAGTTTCAAATAGATGCCCACAAGAcgatcagcatcagcaaggaTGATCTCAATGACCTGTTGGACGTTTATATGGCCAAGTTGGCTGAAAACGCAGCAACCATTCAGGACAAGGAGAATGAAATCAGTCAGCTACAGTCCAGGGATAAATCGGATGATGATCAATTAAAAAAGTATCAGGAGCTATCGGAAACATGCAAGACTCAAAATATATCATTCACAGCCACATTAGCCGAAAGAGACGAACAGATTAAGAGCTTGGAATCTAAGACCAGCACATACGGAGCGAGattaaaacgaaaacaacattTGTTAGGtctgtataaaaaacaaaacgaatccGACGCGGCAACGATAAGCGAATTGAAAGCTAGGGTAAAAGCTTTGGAATACAGGCTCAGAGAAAGAAAAGATGACCTACTCGCCGACTGGGAGGCGGCAACAAACAGTTGTCTCCCCTATGGCAAATCCGCCGGAATTCATTTGATACAACTGCCCGACTTTCGACCATTTTTGGTGCCTTGCGACGGACTCACTGCAGCGGGCGCCGGCTGGACGGTTATCCAGCGACGCTTTGACGGATCTGTCAACTTCTATCGCAATTGGGTGGAGTACCGCAATGGGTTTGGCAAATTGAATGGAGAGTTCTTCATCGGCTTGGAAAAACTGCACAGATTGACCACGTTTCAGGCACACGAACTATATATTTCGCTGCGTCTATTTAATGGCACTCGACGATTTGCCTTGTACGATGACTTTATTATCGGCAGCGAGAAGGAAGGCTACGAAATGAAATTGCTGGGCAATTTTCATGGCAATGCCAGCGATGCAATGCGCACACACGACAAAATGAAATTCTCAACCTATGATAGGGATCACGACGAGTTCACGCACATCAATTGCGCTGAATACCATCATGGGGCTTGGTGGTACGACTTTTGCTCCCGCAG CAATCTGAATGGTAAATACTTCAAAAAGCAAATGGACAATGAACAAGGTATTTTCTGGGATCGCTGGTATAGCTTCAAGTCCCTAAAGTCGGTACAAATGCTCATCAGGCCAAAGAACGCGCACAACAATTAA